In the Parashewanella tropica genome, TGCCGCACCAGCCAGTGCAATAGTGTTAAACAAAATGGGTGAGTGTTTTAACACTATGGCTAAGCCAAAGATGGTGATTAAGGCATAAAAGCCAATACCGAGAGAGTGTGCCCACGCGCAAACAATACCGTGTAAACGGCTGCTTCCCACTGTGTGGCGAATTACCATAGCAAGCGATGGACCTGGAGACATTGCTCCAAGGCAACTTATCGCAAATAAACTTAGCCAAATAGCTAATGTCATGTTGTACCTTAGAAATGAGAAAAAGATTTGGCAGTAATATACTTGATTTCAATTAGAGTAAAAACAGAGTGAGGAAAGAAAGGCTGATGTTCAATGTCACCAGCCCTGTGACAGTTACTTATAAAAACTTCTTAAATCATCCGACAGTTGTTTCAGAGAGTTCTCCTCAACATACATCATGTGTCCTGCTGGGTAATATTTCATATCAACTCGGCTAGCATCAAAGCCATTATCGGCAATGGTATTCTCAGTCGCAAAAAAGGGCGTCGCCATATCAAAATAGCCATTAGCGACAAATAGCTTAAAATCGCTGTTTTCACGTTGGGCTTTGCTTAAATAAGGTGCTACGTTAACAAAATGCAAACGATTACCACTCATGCGCCAATCCCAGCCACCAAATACCTTGCCAGATAGAACTTGAAATTGTCTGTCTAACTTGACGTTTAGGTCATTAGTTAAATAGTGATTAATGGCTGCAGTATAAGCACCGTCAATACCATAACCTGATGGATCGGCATCAATACGTTCACCGCCAGAGTCATAATCTTTACCGATATAGCGACTGTCTAAACGACCAACTGTTTTATATTGATCTCTGAGTAATTCTTTTTGAAATCGATGAGCACTGACTCTTAAATTCACAGCATCAAGGTAGCTAGGCTTTAGCCCTGTAAAGCGCGCAAGTTTTTTGATTGTTTGTTTACGCTTATTGTCTGATAAACGGCTACCTTGTAACAGTGCAAGGGCATAATCATTTAGTGCAAAGTGACGAGATGCTTCAACAAAACCTTCTAAGCCAAGATTTTTGTCTGCTTCAGAAACTTTTCCATGATAATAAGCCGTAGCCGCCATGGTCGGTAAGAAACCAATGTATGGTTGATTATTTCCTGGCTGATAGCGCGCGTGGGTTAAATCTAAAATAGAAGAGATAAGCATGACGCCGTTAAGAGATACATCAGTCCATCCACCTTGGAGTTCATTTGTTACCGCCGCCGCTCGAACTGTGCCGTAACTTTCACCCGATAAATACTTTGGAGAGTTCCAACGGTTATGCTCAGTTAACCACTGGCGAATAAATTGGGCAATGGACTTGGCATCTTGTTTCACACCCCAAAAATCTTTGTCTTTAGATTTTCCAACGGCATGGCTAACGCCTGTACCGACAGGATCGATGAAAACTAAGTCAGTAACGTCCAATAAGGAATATTGGTTATCCACTAATTGATATGGGGCGGCACCATCATCTTTAGCGTTTGATGGAACCACAACTCGCTTAGGCCCATAGATGCCAAGGTGTAACCAAATCGAGGCAGAACCTGGGCCGCCATTAAATACAAAGGTGACAGGTCTTGGTTTATCACTATCTGAGTTGGTACGTAGATAGGTGGTTGAAAAGATATTTGCGGTTGCTTCACCTTTATCATTTTTTAACAAAGTACCGCCTGCAATGGCTTTATAGCGAACGGTTTCATCAGCAATTTCGACTTTATGAGTTGTTGTTGATACTTCTGGTTTTACAATTGGGGGCTCTGGCTTTTTAGATGCAATTGCATTTGAGCTTATGAGTAGTACTGAAGCAGCCAATAACAATGGCTTACTGCGCAGCTTTATTCCTAAAGACATATTTATCTCCTATTGATTGCGAACAGCTTACTGAATTAACGAAAAAAATAAACAGCCCTTTTGTAACTAAAAATCAACAGGTCTTAATTAACAGTCGTTTAGTGCTTGAACTATGCTTTGTAGAGTTAAGTGGGAATCGAGGTGAAAGATGGCAGCTTCAAACGCATCTACTCTAGTTGAGATAAATGTTGATGAGTATAAATCCACAGCAGAGTTAACCAAATTAGCTAATGCCATAGAACGGGCTAAATCAAACATAACGGTCAGTTTTAAAGATTCTAAGACTGGGGAAACAGTGGGTTATCAAGTTTCACCTTCATATGCTGGTCAACATTACTCTTGTGAAGTTTCCTCTAAGTTTTCAGCGGTTATTGCTGAAAAATACCATGCATTTATGAATCGTTTTGCTTCAGCAACAAAAGAAGAAAAGGCTGGAAATACTGACATTCCAATGGAGGAAATTTCTGCAGCCCAACGCTTTATCAAAAAATGGGGGGCTAAAGGGCAAGCTGAAATGACGCTTAAAGAAATGGTGAGTGAGCTTAACAATTATCAACGATTTAACGACTTTTGCTCTGCTGCTACCTATGGTCATTTGGATTTACTAGAAAAATCATTACGAGCTGGGGTCAGTGTCGATAGACGTGACAGATATACCGGTGAAAATGCATTATTAATGGCCGTAAAACACAGTCAATATGATTGTGCGGAAGTTTTATTAAAACATGGTGCCTTGACCAATCGTTTGGATTCAAGAAGAAACATCCCTATCGATGTTGCGGTTACTAGAAGAGATGATCGTATGGTTGAGTTGTTATTAGCTCATGGTGCTTCAACACGGATGAAGGATGAATCTACTGAATTGGTATTCCATAAAGCTTGTAGGCGCAGCTCTGAATCAATCGTGAACAGCTTTTTATCCCGTGATAAACAGCTTGTAACCAAACTGAATCATTGGCGAACTCCACCTTTAATGTTGGCTTGTGAAAATGGAAATTTAGGCGCCGTAAAAGCTTTACTAGCACATGATGCAGATGTTATGAAAGCGGATAATTACGGTAACCTTCCTCTGCAAAAAGCAGTCGAACGTGGTGATTACGAAATTGCACAAGCACTCATTGATGCTGGGGCAGATCCTAAGTTAAGAGACGCTTCTGGAGATTCAGCTGTTGATAAAGCTAGGAATTATCAGTACGTCAGGGGGAAAGCTGATCTAATGGCTTTAGTTAACCCTGTTGATATTTCAGAGGAAACTTTACAAGAGTGGGAACAAGCTGATAAAGATTCAAAAGGCAAAGAATCCAAAAAACATCTTGAACAAGATTTAGGGGACTGGGATGACGCTTATGATATGGCAAAGGAAGAAGAGAAACATTTTAAGTTTAAGCCCGCAAAAGATCGTATAAATACTTTGAAAAAAAAGTAATGTTTTTTGGCCAAGAAGCTGTGAGAAGAGCGACTATTCATAATATATTTTGAATCAAACAGATTCGGGGTTTGATGAGAAGACCATATCTAGATGGGTTCTTTTCAATTTATCATGACAATTTTAGATTTATTTTTAAATCACGCATAAGTTATCCAGTAAAATGCAGCATTAACGAAGAGTTTTCAGTATATAATGCCCCCTCATTTGCTCCCACTGACAGATTTACCATGAACAACAATGATATTTTGCGTCGACTGCGCTTTGTTTTGGATTACGATGACGCCAAGATGCTGTCCATTTTTGCTCGTACAGAACAAACAATGACGAACGTTGAACTACATCATCTACTGAGAAAAGAAGATGATAAACAGTTTGTACCTTGTATTGATAAGGTGTTATGTCGATTTTTAGATGGGCTCATTATTGAAAAGCGTGGCTTACGTGAAGGTAGCGAGCTTCCAAAACCGACTAAGCTTAATAACAATCTTATCTTCAAA is a window encoding:
- a CDS encoding S10 family peptidase, which codes for MSLGIKLRSKPLLLAASVLLISSNAIASKKPEPPIVKPEVSTTTHKVEIADETVRYKAIAGGTLLKNDKGEATANIFSTTYLRTNSDSDKPRPVTFVFNGGPGSASIWLHLGIYGPKRVVVPSNAKDDGAAPYQLVDNQYSLLDVTDLVFIDPVGTGVSHAVGKSKDKDFWGVKQDAKSIAQFIRQWLTEHNRWNSPKYLSGESYGTVRAAAVTNELQGGWTDVSLNGVMLISSILDLTHARYQPGNNQPYIGFLPTMAATAYYHGKVSEADKNLGLEGFVEASRHFALNDYALALLQGSRLSDNKRKQTIKKLARFTGLKPSYLDAVNLRVSAHRFQKELLRDQYKTVGRLDSRYIGKDYDSGGERIDADPSGYGIDGAYTAAINHYLTNDLNVKLDRQFQVLSGKVFGGWDWRMSGNRLHFVNVAPYLSKAQRENSDFKLFVANGYFDMATPFFATENTIADNGFDASRVDMKYYPAGHMMYVEENSLKQLSDDLRSFYK
- a CDS encoding ankyrin repeat domain-containing protein yields the protein MAASNASTLVEINVDEYKSTAELTKLANAIERAKSNITVSFKDSKTGETVGYQVSPSYAGQHYSCEVSSKFSAVIAEKYHAFMNRFASATKEEKAGNTDIPMEEISAAQRFIKKWGAKGQAEMTLKEMVSELNNYQRFNDFCSAATYGHLDLLEKSLRAGVSVDRRDRYTGENALLMAVKHSQYDCAEVLLKHGALTNRLDSRRNIPIDVAVTRRDDRMVELLLAHGASTRMKDESTELVFHKACRRSSESIVNSFLSRDKQLVTKLNHWRTPPLMLACENGNLGAVKALLAHDADVMKADNYGNLPLQKAVERGDYEIAQALIDAGADPKLRDASGDSAVDKARNYQYVRGKADLMALVNPVDISEETLQEWEQADKDSKGKESKKHLEQDLGDWDDAYDMAKEEEKHFKFKPAKDRINTLKKK
- a CDS encoding DUF1456 family protein, yielding MNNNDILRRLRFVLDYDDAKMLSIFARTEQTMTNVELHHLLRKEDDKQFVPCIDKVLCRFLDGLIIEKRGLREGSELPKPTKLNNNLIFKKLRVAFELKEQDIIEVLALADLRVSKSELGAIFRNPEHKNFKPCGDQMLRNFIKGLSLKYQGK